In Salmo salar chromosome ssa03, Ssal_v3.1, whole genome shotgun sequence, a single genomic region encodes these proteins:
- the LOC106601778 gene encoding uncharacterized protein, which produces MGLPALGLIPFLGPLAFPVALGTAAVGGFILIKAIHKKPSYHPGSPKITRFVTVKSNKASGNEPTRNAASKKTEGQRSSDETTIIIAYGLGFVDTYKNVKKGRPSKFGPGNDRIAEADHIPPLASLRIARNHERLDRLLQVNPRLHEMIMSLDYDPTGQNLLTMRVLYQDHRDALTTGNSRESQVSSRLLAETILDGDAALMLRKAFIMGHPISSRQLREDAGLAAPYTDGNIDMSDEGTRRYYRGGYIELVKAYHKKGIINNNQAKKLISWVERDMHLDRDTQEYEEILDYIKRNFHFFRW; this is translated from the exons ATGGGTCTTCCAGCCTTGGGTCTGATACCGTTTTTGGGGCCCCTTGCGTTTCCGGTAGCTTTGGGAACAGCCGCAGTAGGGGGGTTTATATTGATTAAGGCGATTCATAAGAAACCTTCGTATCATCCAGGAAGTCCCAAAATAACACGTTTCGTGACGGTAAAGTCAAATAAAGCTTCTGGAAATGAACCCACTAGAAATGCTGCCAGCAAGAAGACAGAAGGACAGCGTAGCAGTGATGAAACTACGATCATAATTGCTTACGGCCTTGGATTTGTTGACACTTACAAAAA TGTTAAAAAAGGTAGACCATCTAAGTTTGGTCCGGGTAATGATCGCATAGCAGAGGCAGACCATATTCCACCATTGGCTTCTCTGAGGATAGCCCGAAACCATGAACGACTGGATCGTCTCCTACAAGTGAATCCAAGGCTTCATGAGATGATCATGAGCCTTGATTATGACCCAACTGGACAGAACCTGTTAACTATGAGAGTTCTTTACCAGGATCACAGAGATGCTCTGACCACTGGAAACAGCAGGGAATCTCAAGTATCCAG TCGTCTGCTGGCAGAGACAATCCTAGACGGAGATGCTGCACTTATGCTGAGGAAGGCTTTTATCATGGGTCATCCTATATCTTCCCGGCAGCTTAGAGAAGACGCAG GATTGGCCGCACCATATACCGATGGTAACATTGACATGTCTGATGAAGGAACAAGGCGCTACTACAGAGGTGGCTACATTGAGCTGGTCAAAGCATACCACAAGAAGGGGATAATCAACAACAATCAAGCAAAAAAGCTCATTTCATGGGTGGAAAGAGACATGCACCTGGACCGGGATACCCAAGAGTATGAGGAGATCCTTGATTACATTAAACGGAATTTTCATTTTTTCCGGTGGTAG
- the LOC123741728 gene encoding methionine-R-sulfoxide reductase B1-A-like has translation MSFCSFFGGEVFKDHFKTGLYVCAQCGHQLFSSRSKYEHSSPWPAFTETVLQDSVSKHEERPGAFKVRCGKCGNGLGHEFVGDGPKKGLSRFUIFSSSLKFVPKDKVDGQ, from the exons ATGTCATTTTGTTCCTTCTTCGGTGGTGAGGTCTTTAAAGACCACTTTAAAACTG GGTTAtatgtgtgtgcccagtgtggccaccagctgttcTCCAGCAGATCTAAGTACGAGCATTCCTCCCCCTGGCCTGCCTTCACTGAGACCGTCCTCCAGGACAGTGTGTCCAAGCACGAGGAGAGACCTGGGGCATTCAAG GTCCGATGTGGGAAGTGTGGAAACGGACTGGGTCATGAGTTTGTGGGCGACGGGCCAAAGAAAGGACTCTCACGTTTCTGAATATTCAGCAGCTCACTGAAGTTCGTCCCTAAAG atAAGGTAGATGGACAGTAA